A portion of the Calothrix sp. 336/3 genome contains these proteins:
- a CDS encoding SDR family NAD(P)-dependent oxidoreductase translates to MDLKLSDKVALVSGSTAGIGLAIATIFAQEGAKVIVNGRTKERVNHALESIGQSVPNAVTQGIVADLGTQAGVEATIQQAPFVDILVNNLGIYASKAFEDISDEEWMNILEVNVMSGVRLSRHYLPLMLKENRGRIIFVSSESGLNIPVEMIHYGVTKTAQIALSRGLAETTAGSHVTVNTVLPGPTRSEGIETFIQGFAKEQNISPEQVEKDFFTKTRPSSLIQRFASTSEVAALVAFVASPLASAINGAALRVEGGVVRSII, encoded by the coding sequence ATGGATCTCAAACTATCAGATAAGGTTGCATTGGTGAGTGGTTCAACCGCCGGAATTGGACTAGCGATCGCTACTATATTTGCTCAAGAAGGAGCGAAGGTGATTGTCAATGGCAGAACTAAAGAGCGTGTAAACCATGCCCTTGAGAGTATTGGGCAAAGTGTCCCAAATGCTGTAACTCAAGGAATTGTCGCTGATTTAGGAACCCAAGCAGGAGTTGAAGCAACGATTCAACAAGCGCCATTCGTCGATATTCTGGTGAATAACTTGGGAATCTATGCCTCCAAAGCATTTGAAGACATTTCTGATGAGGAGTGGATGAATATTCTAGAAGTCAATGTGATGAGCGGTGTACGACTATCACGCCATTACTTACCCCTCATGCTCAAGGAAAATAGGGGACGGATTATTTTCGTTTCTAGTGAGTCTGGTTTGAATATTCCCGTTGAGATGATTCACTATGGGGTGACAAAGACTGCACAAATAGCGTTGAGTCGTGGTTTAGCTGAAACAACCGCAGGCAGCCATGTCACAGTCAATACCGTATTGCCAGGTCCAACCCGTTCTGAAGGAATAGAAACTTTCATCCAGGGGTTTGCCAAGGAGCAAAATATTTCACCCGAACAAGTTGAGAAAGATTTTTTTACTAAGACTCGTCCATCTTCACTGATTCAGCGATTTGCTTCAACCTCTGAAGTCGCGGCATTAGTTGCATTTGTTGCTAGTCCCTTGGCATCTGCGATTAATGGTGCTGCTTTGCGCGTAGAGGGTGGAGTGGTGCGATCAATTATTTAA
- a CDS encoding transposase, whose protein sequence is MVGFIFIDLLKRFMTVDTLGLVLRVLVTAANVGERSGGKQVLKRIKQSHQKISRLKTLWVDGGFDGEPFMQWVMNFCVGLCSWRCAQSKPRALSCSKNVGWLSAMHGWLMGCRRLVKANTAIFR, encoded by the coding sequence ATAGTTGGGTTTATTTTCATCGACTTACTTAAACGATTTATGACGGTTGATACCTTGGGATTAGTGTTGCGGGTCTTGGTCACAGCAGCCAATGTGGGTGAACGTTCTGGGGGTAAACAAGTTCTCAAACGAATCAAACAGTCTCATCAAAAGATATCTCGCTTGAAAACGCTCTGGGTCGATGGTGGCTTTGATGGTGAACCGTTTATGCAATGGGTAATGAATTTTTGCGTTGGATTGTGCAGTTGGCGTTGCGCCCAGAGCAAACCAAGGGCTTTATCTTGCTCAAAAAACGTTGGGTGGTTGAGCGCAATGCATGGTTGGCTTATGGGATGTCGGCGTTTGGTTAAAGCTAATACAGCAATTTTTCGCTGA
- a CDS encoding NADP-dependent oxidoreductase, with the protein MTDVISREVVLVSYPNGLPNADNFAIAQTKLQPLQDGQVLVRNLYMSVDPYMRGRMSDRKSYVPPFELGKPLNGGAVGEVLESRAKEFNQGDIVTSSFGWREYFIAAPKELHLVSQEVQPLSVYLGALGMTGMTAWVGLNLVNVKAGDVIFISGAAGAVGSVAGQLAKLRGCRTIGSAGSMEKVKFLQEECGFDIAFDYKAAPILEQLNREVPDGIDVYFDNVGGEMLEAALSVLKVHGRIIACGGISGYNQEKQPGPSNLFNMITKRLTMKGLIVSDWLAHQQEFEQEVGKYFRDGKLKNKETVVIGIEQAVSAFIGLFEGKNVGKMVVKLD; encoded by the coding sequence ATGACAGATGTAATCAGTCGCGAGGTTGTGCTGGTTTCTTACCCTAACGGACTGCCCAACGCAGATAACTTTGCGATCGCGCAAACCAAACTACAGCCACTTCAAGATGGGCAGGTACTTGTTCGCAATCTCTATATGTCAGTTGACCCATATATGCGTGGTCGTATGAGCGACAGGAAATCATACGTTCCACCTTTTGAATTAGGCAAACCGCTTAATGGCGGTGCAGTTGGCGAAGTATTAGAGTCACGGGCTAAAGAATTCAATCAAGGCGATATTGTGACTTCCAGCTTTGGCTGGCGAGAATACTTCATCGCAGCACCAAAAGAGTTGCATCTAGTCAGCCAGGAGGTGCAACCATTATCAGTTTATCTCGGTGCCCTTGGGATGACGGGTATGACTGCTTGGGTGGGATTAAATTTGGTAAACGTCAAAGCTGGCGACGTGATTTTTATTTCGGGAGCCGCAGGTGCGGTGGGAAGTGTGGCTGGGCAACTAGCCAAATTGCGTGGATGCCGTACGATCGGTTCAGCAGGTTCCATGGAAAAAGTCAAGTTCCTACAGGAAGAATGTGGATTTGATATTGCTTTTGATTATAAAGCCGCTCCTATCCTCGAACAATTGAACCGAGAGGTTCCAGATGGCATTGATGTCTATTTTGATAATGTGGGAGGTGAAATGCTTGAAGCAGCGCTCTCAGTATTAAAAGTGCATGGGCGGATTATCGCTTGTGGCGGCATTTCTGGTTACAATCAGGAGAAGCAGCCTGGTCCTTCTAATCTATTTAACATGATTACTAAACGGTTAACGATGAAGGGACTAATTGTTAGTGATTGGCTAGCTCATCAGCAAGAATTTGAACAGGAAGTAGGTAAATATTTCCGAGACGGAAAACTGAAGAATAAAGAAACAGTGGTAATCGGAATCGAGCAAGCAGTGAGCGCGTTCATCGGACTATTTGAAGGAAAAAATGTTGGCAAGATGGTGGTGAAATTGGATTAG
- a CDS encoding DUF5335 family protein, protein MMNKIDINKSVPRDRWGEFFDQFSNGNRGRHISIEIIGSELGDEELIKNAPLMAMVYDPPGKGDDLLIEVGRDEVTYAHTIDSPTEVLTAQNSNGVMMAVSLTDAAGTKTLIKLQAT, encoded by the coding sequence ATGATGAATAAAATCGACATAAACAAATCTGTACCACGGGATCGATGGGGCGAGTTTTTCGATCAATTTTCAAATGGGAATCGTGGGCGGCATATTTCTATCGAAATTATCGGTTCAGAACTTGGTGACGAAGAATTAATTAAAAATGCACCTTTGATGGCGATGGTTTACGACCCACCGGGAAAAGGAGATGACTTATTAATTGAAGTCGGTCGGGATGAAGTAACTTACGCTCACACGATTGATTCACCAACTGAAGTTTTGACTGCACAGAACTCAAATGGTGTGATGATGGCAGTTTCACTTACTGATGCTGCTGGAACAAAAACATTAATCAAGCTACAAGCTACTTGA
- a CDS encoding cation transporting ATPase C-terminal domain-containing protein: MPLLPSQILLTNLLTDFPELTIATDRVDRELVNKPRRMDIKFIRNFMIVFGLLSSIFDYLTFGALLLLLHDQPEQFRTGWFLESVISASLVVLVVRTRQSIFNSKPGKYLLMATLATIGVTIIIPWTPLARLFGFQPLPLSFVLVLGAIVVFYVTAAENVKRVFYNHVKF; the protein is encoded by the coding sequence TTGCCACTCTTACCCAGTCAGATTTTGCTGACGAACCTCCTCACCGATTTCCCAGAATTAACGATCGCCACAGATCGGGTAGACAGGGAGTTAGTCAACAAACCTCGTCGGATGGATATCAAGTTTATCCGCAACTTTATGATTGTGTTTGGTTTGCTGAGTTCAATATTTGATTATCTCACCTTTGGGGCGCTGCTGTTGCTGCTACACGATCAACCAGAACAATTTAGAACAGGCTGGTTTTTGGAGTCTGTTATTTCTGCATCGCTGGTTGTGCTAGTCGTTCGTACCCGCCAATCCATTTTTAATAGTAAGCCAGGAAAATACTTGTTGATGGCAACGCTAGCGACTATCGGAGTGACAATAATCATTCCTTGGACACCGTTGGCAAGGCTATTCGGATTTCAACCATTGCCGTTGAGTTTCGTGCTAGTTCTGGGGGCGATCGTGGTGTTCTACGTGACTGCTGCGGAGAATGTCAAACGAGTTTTTTACAACCACGTAAAATTTTAG
- a CDS encoding zinc-dependent alcohol dehydrogenase family protein, with the protein MKATVYYAPGDVRVETVPDSTIQEPTDAVVRITHACICGSDLWFYRGSDDWKPGWRTGHEWMGIVETVGSDVRNLKKGDRVLAPFAFSDGSCEFCGKSLQTSCIQGGFWGGTNDGGQAEAVRAPFADATLVKIPREVENDDALLTAILPLTDVMATGHHAAISAGVRAGSTVAVVGDGAVGLCGVLAAKRLGAARIILLGKHEKRIEIARRFGATDVVKSRDQQAIDEVQEMTKGGAEAVLECVGTESSFSTAIGITRPGDTIGYVGVPHGSVKLAGMFLSNITLRGGVAPARAYIPELLADVLAGKIDPSPVLDLTVDLDGVPGGYAAMDGREAIKVMVRL; encoded by the coding sequence ATGAAAGCAACTGTCTATTATGCTCCTGGTGATGTAAGGGTCGAAACCGTTCCCGACTCTACGATTCAAGAGCCAACTGATGCCGTTGTGCGGATTACCCATGCCTGCATCTGTGGCTCCGATTTGTGGTTTTATCGAGGGTCAGATGATTGGAAACCGGGATGGCGCACAGGTCACGAATGGATGGGTATTGTCGAAACGGTTGGTTCGGATGTGCGGAATTTGAAAAAGGGCGATCGCGTACTAGCTCCGTTTGCTTTTTCGGATGGCTCCTGTGAATTTTGTGGCAAAAGTCTACAAACTTCCTGTATCCAAGGTGGCTTTTGGGGTGGAACCAACGATGGTGGACAAGCAGAAGCTGTGCGCGCTCCCTTTGCCGATGCCACACTAGTAAAAATTCCTAGGGAAGTGGAAAACGACGATGCCTTACTCACCGCAATTCTACCGCTCACAGATGTGATGGCAACTGGACATCATGCGGCTATTTCTGCTGGAGTCCGAGCAGGTTCGACAGTGGCAGTGGTTGGCGATGGGGCGGTGGGACTGTGCGGCGTTTTAGCTGCAAAACGACTGGGAGCCGCTCGAATCATTCTACTGGGCAAACATGAAAAACGCATTGAAATTGCCCGCCGCTTTGGTGCTACCGATGTGGTAAAAAGCCGCGATCAACAGGCGATTGATGAAGTGCAAGAGATGACTAAAGGCGGTGCTGAGGCAGTCTTGGAATGTGTAGGCACGGAATCTTCTTTCAGTACGGCGATTGGGATTACACGTCCAGGTGACACGATTGGTTATGTCGGTGTCCCACATGGCAGTGTGAAATTGGCAGGGATGTTTCTCTCAAATATTACCTTGCGGGGTGGTGTTGCGCCTGCGCGGGCTTATATTCCGGAACTATTAGCAGATGTGCTTGCAGGGAAAATCGATCCCTCCCCCGTGTTGGATCTGACGGTCGATCTGGATGGTGTTCCAGGTGGTTATGCGGCAATGGATGGACGAGAAGCAATTAAAGTGATGGTGCGGCTTTAA
- a CDS encoding class I fructose-bisphosphate aldolase, whose translation MTERTKEILSWYGSDNPGTLTNLARLLNHGRLGGTGKLVILPVDQGFEHGPARSFAANPPAYDPRYHFELAIEAGCNAYAAPLGFLEAGAREFAGEIPLILKVNNHDALLDEADPTQALTGSVQDALRLGCVAIGFTIYPGSAKRFEMYEQIRAYAAEAKRCGLAVVIWSYARGSGISTPGETAIDVIAYAAQIAAQLGAHIIKVKLPTDHIEQPAAKEVYQKMQIPIATPIDRVRHVVQCTFDGRRIVIFSGGATHTDEALLQEVRAIQGGGGFGSIIGRNSFQRSKLDALKLLDSIMKIYSVPATE comes from the coding sequence ATGACAGAAAGAACCAAAGAAATTTTGAGTTGGTACGGTAGTGACAATCCTGGCACCCTTACCAACCTCGCGCGATTATTAAATCATGGTAGGCTTGGTGGCACGGGCAAGCTGGTGATTCTTCCTGTAGATCAAGGCTTTGAACATGGTCCTGCGCGAAGTTTTGCCGCCAATCCTCCAGCTTACGATCCGCGCTATCATTTTGAATTGGCGATTGAAGCTGGTTGTAATGCCTATGCTGCTCCATTGGGTTTCCTCGAAGCCGGAGCAAGAGAGTTTGCGGGTGAAATTCCCTTGATTCTTAAAGTAAATAACCATGATGCTTTGCTCGACGAAGCCGATCCGACTCAGGCATTGACTGGTAGCGTTCAGGATGCCTTGCGATTAGGTTGTGTTGCCATCGGTTTTACTATTTATCCTGGTTCTGCCAAACGCTTCGAGATGTACGAGCAAATCCGCGCTTATGCGGCAGAAGCCAAGCGGTGTGGGCTAGCGGTCGTAATTTGGTCTTATGCCCGTGGTTCGGGTATCAGTACGCCGGGAGAAACAGCTATTGATGTAATTGCTTACGCAGCGCAGATTGCTGCCCAGTTAGGGGCACATATTATCAAGGTCAAACTGCCAACCGACCACATCGAACAGCCTGCTGCAAAAGAAGTTTACCAAAAAATGCAGATTCCCATTGCTACCCCGATTGATCGAGTTCGTCATGTTGTCCAATGTACATTCGATGGTCGAAGAATTGTGATTTTTTCCGGTGGAGCTACCCATACAGATGAGGCTCTACTGCAAGAAGTTCGGGCGATTCAAGGGGGTGGTGGCTTCGGCTCGATTATTGGACGTAATTCATTTCAGCGCAGCAAACTAGATGCTCTCAAACTGCTGGATTCGATTATGAAAATCTATAGTGTACCCGCGACAGAATAA
- a CDS encoding ABC transporter ATP-binding protein/permease, giving the protein MQRFNLIILKRFWAIAKSYWSSDEKWYARGLLLLVILLSLGYTGLSVLLNNKRGVLISALSAQDEARFWQTILVFTGTLAVYAPLYAGYVYLRDRLGLQWRQWLTNYFSDRYFQNRAFYNLNYDHAEIDNPDQRITEDVKSFTYESLALLLAVVDSLLAIGAFSSVLWGISQPLIWFLVFYALVGTLTTVGVFGKPLMRLNFERLKKEADFRFSLVRVRENAEAIAFYQGEQYESDRIRGKFSEVFDNFKRLIFWELNLNILTNAYEFIPFILPAIVVAPGIFAGELEVGKVTEAQGAFIRVFFPLNFIVSRFQSLANFGAGVERLYGFLEFLETSDSTVNQPDGTEQPTIKTEIATDAPSPVENCLALENITLQTPNYQRILIENLSVKLLTGEGLLVRGPSGCGKSSLLRAIIGLWDAGTGTILRPPLAEILFLSQRPYMILGTLRDQLLYPNIDRLVEDADLREILIQVNLPNLEQTHGGFNTEQNWAQVLSLGEQQRLIFARLLLNKPKYAILDEATSALDPQNEKYLYQQLKDSGMTFLSVGHRESLSNYHQSILDFTTDRTWSLTTSKSLPTLTSNNLAKGDV; this is encoded by the coding sequence ATGCAACGATTTAACTTAATTATACTTAAAAGATTCTGGGCGATCGCTAAATCTTACTGGTCGAGCGACGAAAAATGGTATGCACGCGGACTACTGCTGTTAGTCATTCTGTTATCTTTGGGCTACACCGGGCTGAGTGTGTTGCTCAACAACAAGCGAGGCGTGCTAATTTCGGCACTATCTGCCCAAGATGAAGCGAGATTTTGGCAAACGATTCTGGTGTTTACAGGGACATTAGCCGTTTATGCCCCACTCTATGCAGGCTACGTTTATTTACGCGATCGCTTGGGCTTACAATGGCGGCAATGGCTGACAAACTATTTTAGCGATCGCTATTTCCAAAATCGAGCATTTTATAACCTAAATTATGACCATGCCGAAATTGATAATCCCGATCAACGGATTACTGAAGATGTCAAAAGCTTTACCTATGAGTCCCTAGCATTGCTGTTGGCAGTAGTTGATTCATTATTAGCGATTGGAGCTTTTAGCAGTGTGCTGTGGGGTATTTCTCAACCGTTAATCTGGTTTTTGGTATTTTATGCCCTGGTTGGTACTTTGACAACAGTTGGGGTATTTGGCAAGCCCTTAATGCGACTTAACTTTGAACGGCTGAAAAAAGAGGCTGATTTCCGGTTTAGCTTGGTGCGAGTACGAGAGAACGCGGAAGCGATCGCATTCTACCAGGGAGAGCAGTACGAATCTGATCGAATTCGAGGCAAATTCTCAGAAGTTTTTGACAACTTCAAACGCTTAATTTTTTGGGAACTAAATCTCAATATATTAACTAATGCCTATGAATTTATTCCCTTTATTCTCCCTGCCATTGTGGTGGCACCTGGCATTTTTGCTGGTGAGTTAGAAGTTGGTAAAGTCACCGAGGCACAAGGAGCTTTCATCCGGGTCTTTTTCCCCCTCAACTTCATTGTGTCACGCTTTCAGTCCCTGGCTAATTTTGGCGCAGGTGTTGAACGTTTGTACGGTTTTTTAGAGTTTTTGGAGACTAGCGACTCAACAGTGAACCAGCCTGATGGTACTGAACAGCCAACCATCAAAACTGAAATTGCCACTGATGCACCCTCTCCTGTAGAAAATTGTTTAGCATTAGAAAATATCACACTCCAAACCCCTAACTATCAAAGAATTTTAATCGAGAACCTATCTGTAAAACTATTAACGGGTGAGGGTTTGTTGGTGAGGGGACCTAGCGGCTGTGGCAAAAGTTCCTTGCTGAGGGCGATTATCGGACTATGGGATGCCGGTACAGGTACAATTTTGCGTCCACCACTGGCAGAAATACTATTTTTATCGCAGCGACCTTACATGATTTTAGGCACGTTACGGGATCAACTGCTGTACCCCAACATCGATAGGTTAGTGGAAGATGCTGATTTAAGGGAAATTTTGATTCAGGTAAATTTACCCAATCTAGAGCAAACTCATGGTGGATTCAATACCGAACAAAACTGGGCACAGGTATTGTCTTTAGGAGAACAGCAACGGCTAATTTTTGCACGTTTACTACTCAATAAACCTAAATACGCCATTTTGGATGAAGCCACTAGCGCCCTCGATCCTCAGAATGAAAAATATTTATATCAACAACTAAAAGACTCTGGTATGACATTTTTGAGTGTTGGACATCGAGAAAGTCTCAGTAATTATCACCAGTCTATTTTAGACTTTACTACTGATAGAACATGGTCTTTAACAACCTCAAAATCTTTGCCTACTCTAACTTCTAATAATCTTGCGAAGGGGGATGTATAG
- a CDS encoding DUF1345 domain-containing protein: MNLPQKPTQTFAKGKLPRQWRVRSRLILSIIVALIVSVLVPYSLSLSTRILCIWNAGVICFLASTWALMTRARPKIMRRNAQSQDEGRLVILSLITAAACASILAIAFILRETKEKDISVVIPHIILAVLTIIGSWLLVHTIFAMHYAHEYYQDHKTESDCHGGGLDFPEDIEPDYWDFLYFSFVIGMTSQVSDVQITSRSLRRLSLFHSVLSFFFNTAIVAMSINIIAGLIQ, from the coding sequence ATGAACTTACCTCAAAAACCTACACAAACTTTTGCCAAAGGTAAACTTCCTCGCCAATGGAGAGTTCGCTCTCGCCTAATTTTATCTATCATAGTTGCCTTAATAGTATCGGTTCTGGTTCCATATTCATTGAGCTTATCTACTCGAATTCTCTGTATATGGAATGCTGGGGTAATATGTTTTCTAGCTTCAACTTGGGCGCTAATGACGCGAGCAAGACCAAAAATAATGCGCCGTAATGCTCAAAGTCAAGACGAGGGACGCTTGGTAATATTGAGCTTAATTACTGCTGCTGCCTGCGCTAGCATATTAGCGATCGCCTTTATTTTAAGAGAAACTAAAGAGAAAGATATAAGTGTAGTAATTCCCCATATAATTCTAGCAGTGCTCACAATTATTGGGTCGTGGTTACTCGTCCATACTATATTTGCGATGCACTATGCTCATGAATATTATCAGGACCACAAAACTGAGAGTGATTGTCATGGTGGAGGACTAGATTTTCCTGAAGATATTGAGCCAGATTACTGGGATTTTTTATATTTCTCTTTCGTTATTGGGATGACTAGTCAAGTTTCAGATGTACAAATTACCTCGCGATCTCTGAGGCGTTTATCTTTATTCCATAGCGTTCTTTCTTTTTTCTTCAATACCGCAATTGTGGCGATGAGCATTAATATCATTGCAGGTTTAATTCAGTAA
- a CDS encoding oleate hydratase: MLHEPNAYLLGGGIGSLAAAAFMIRDDDFCGENIFILEVKPVVGGSMDGAGNPTDGYSLRGGRMLTTDNYECTWDLFKSIPSLNSPGK; encoded by the coding sequence ATGCTTCATGAACCGAATGCTTATTTATTAGGCGGTGGTATTGGCTCTTTGGCAGCCGCAGCCTTCATGATCCGCGACGATGACTTCTGTGGGGAAAATATTTTCATTTTGGAGGTAAAGCCCGTCGTGGGGGGAAGTATGGATGGAGCCGGGAACCCTACCGATGGCTATTCGCTGCGGGGTGGGCGAATGTTGACAACCGACAATTACGAATGCACTTGGGATTTATTCAAATCAATTCCCTCCCTAAATTCCCCTGGGAAGTAA
- a CDS encoding glycosyltransferase, translated as MRIAIIAMGSLGDVQPYIALGKGLKEAGYWVRLVTHENFAELVNSHGLEFCPVRGDIQSIAESKEMRELLEKGNFLAITSYTAKQAQQAAIDWANDGIVACEGMDLLIVGVGGLYLGLALAEKLHLPLLQAYVFPFTPTKAFPSVLFPQSLSQFGGWFNYLSHHLTRQIMWQGFRTGDRLMRQQVLGLKAASFWGAYKSEILQQYPIIYGFSPSVIPKPSDWRNTHVTGYWFLDSAPDWQPPSALMEFLESGSPPIYIGFGSMSSKNPQETTALVLEALEQTQQRAILLSGWGGLGTKNLPNTVFPIDSIPHSWLFPRVAAVVHHGGAGTTSAGLRAGIPTIIIPYFGDQGFWGERVTQLGVGVKPIPRKQLTARKLAEAIQQVLTDADMCQRAANLGARIQAEEGIIGVVAVIEEIRKNVTYG; from the coding sequence GTGCGTATCGCAATAATTGCTATGGGAAGTTTGGGGGATGTTCAACCTTATATTGCTTTGGGAAAAGGTTTGAAGGAAGCTGGTTATTGGGTGCGACTCGTAACCCATGAAAACTTTGCAGAACTGGTGAATTCCCACGGATTAGAATTCTGCCCTGTTCGCGGTGATATACAATCGATTGCAGAAAGCAAGGAAATGCGGGAGCTTTTGGAGAAAGGAAATTTCCTGGCGATTACTTCGTACACAGCAAAACAAGCCCAACAGGCAGCAATTGATTGGGCTAATGACGGTATAGTTGCCTGTGAGGGAATGGATTTGTTGATTGTGGGAGTTGGGGGACTGTACTTGGGACTTGCCCTCGCAGAGAAGTTGCACCTGCCATTGCTACAAGCCTACGTTTTTCCTTTTACACCCACAAAAGCCTTTCCGAGTGTGCTTTTTCCCCAATCTCTATCCCAGTTTGGAGGTTGGTTTAATTATTTATCCCACCATTTGACCAGACAAATAATGTGGCAGGGATTTCGGACAGGCGATCGCTTGATGCGACAGCAAGTGCTGGGTTTAAAAGCTGCCTCATTTTGGGGAGCATACAAGAGTGAAATTCTACAGCAATACCCAATTATCTATGGTTTCAGCCCGTCGGTAATCCCTAAACCATCAGATTGGCGTAATACCCATGTGACTGGCTATTGGTTTTTGGATTCAGCACCAGATTGGCAACCACCCTCAGCTTTGATGGAGTTTCTGGAAAGTGGCTCACCTCCTATTTATATTGGGTTTGGCAGTATGAGTAGTAAAAACCCGCAAGAGACAACCGCACTTGTTCTGGAAGCGCTGGAGCAAACTCAACAACGTGCTATTCTGCTCTCTGGTTGGGGCGGTTTGGGTACAAAAAATTTACCCAATACGGTTTTTCCGATAGATTCAATACCTCACTCCTGGCTATTCCCCCGCGTTGCAGCTGTTGTGCATCATGGTGGTGCGGGGACAACATCTGCTGGTCTTCGGGCTGGAATTCCGACAATTATTATTCCTTACTTTGGAGACCAAGGTTTTTGGGGAGAGCGTGTAACTCAATTAGGGGTTGGAGTCAAACCGATTCCACGCAAACAACTGACAGCACGAAAACTTGCAGAAGCGATTCAACAGGTTTTGACAGATGCAGATATGTGTCAACGTGCAGCGAATCTGGGAGCGAGAATTCAAGCTGAAGAGGGAATTATAGGTGTAGTTGCTGTCATTGAGGAAATCAGAAAAAACGTGACATATGGCTAA
- a CDS encoding cation transporting ATPase C-terminal domain-containing protein: MVALYRRQGELDARALTFTTLILANLGLILSESSSSRLSLKILKSPNNALWWVIGGGLVFLAFVLYVPFLR; encoded by the coding sequence ATGGTTGCGTTATATCGCAGACAAGGCGAACTTGATGCCCGTGCTTTAACTTTTACGACGTTGATTTTGGCAAATTTAGGACTAATTTTGAGCGAAAGTTCTTCATCTCGCCTCAGTCTCAAAATACTGAAATCTCCCAATAATGCCCTTTGGTGGGTGATTGGTGGGGGACTGGTTTTTCTCGCCTTTGTGTTGTATGTCCCATTTTTGCGTTAA
- a CDS encoding pyridoxamine 5'-phosphate oxidase family protein — MSSKEIHELLNKIGYGHLGCIHEGKPYVMPMYYYLENSDIYLFTTVGMKTHDIDANPEICLQVEEINGSLHWRSVIVNGRASRLTEQPEIDRAMNLIKERNTTLSPAINRTWIDSEGRSEAIAIYRIHESEISGRTTDGVSSR; from the coding sequence ATGAGTTCCAAAGAAATACACGAACTCCTAAACAAAATAGGATACGGTCATCTCGGCTGCATACATGAAGGCAAACCCTACGTGATGCCAATGTACTATTATCTCGAAAATTCGGATATCTATCTGTTTACAACAGTTGGGATGAAGACTCATGATATAGACGCGAATCCAGAAATCTGCCTACAGGTTGAAGAAATTAACGGGTCTCTGCATTGGCGCAGCGTGATTGTGAATGGTCGAGCCTCACGTCTCACCGAACAACCAGAAATCGATCGCGCAATGAACTTGATTAAAGAGCGCAATACAACGCTGTCACCTGCCATCAATCGAACTTGGATTGATTCTGAGGGACGTTCAGAAGCGATCGCCATCTACCGCATCCACGAGAGTGAAATAAGTGGACGAACCACTGATGGAGTCAGCAGTCGCTAA